A DNA window from Streptomyces parvus contains the following coding sequences:
- a CDS encoding MerR family transcriptional regulator, with product MLTIGEFSRLTHLSVRTLRRYHEAALLEPAVVDETTGYRYYGVDQIPTAQVIHRLRELDVPLIDVQRILRTPDPGVRAALVADHLQRLEDVLDRTRAAVVSLRRLLRPDPAPIDVQLRAEPARTVAAVEAVVGHRDIETWYAGAMAELEAAVGADMTGPPGGNYDNALFEQERGHAVVYLPTATPPRTGRVHPMILPAVELAVTTHVGEHDGIEVTYGELGAWVVGNAMSVAGPVREVYVVGPRDTSDPAAWRTEIGWPVFRVT from the coding sequence ATGCTGACCATCGGCGAGTTCTCGCGGCTGACCCACTTGAGCGTGCGGACCCTGCGCCGCTATCACGAGGCGGCCTTGCTGGAACCCGCCGTGGTGGACGAGACCACCGGTTACCGCTACTACGGCGTCGACCAAATCCCGACCGCGCAGGTCATCCACCGGCTTCGCGAGCTCGATGTCCCCCTGATCGATGTGCAGCGGATCCTGCGGACCCCCGACCCCGGCGTCCGGGCGGCCCTGGTCGCGGACCACCTGCAACGCCTTGAGGACGTGCTCGACCGCACCCGGGCCGCGGTCGTGTCGCTGCGCCGCCTGCTCCGGCCCGACCCGGCGCCCATCGACGTCCAGCTGCGTGCGGAGCCCGCCCGGACGGTCGCGGCGGTGGAGGCCGTGGTCGGGCATCGCGACATCGAGACCTGGTACGCAGGCGCGATGGCCGAATTGGAGGCGGCCGTCGGCGCCGACATGACCGGACCGCCGGGCGGCAACTACGACAACGCCCTTTTCGAGCAGGAGCGCGGCCACGCGGTCGTGTACCTGCCGACCGCCACCCCACCTCGCACCGGGCGCGTGCACCCCATGATCCTGCCGGCCGTGGAACTGGCCGTCACCACCCATGTCGGCGAGCACGACGGCATCGAGGTCACGTACGGCGAGCTCGGGGCCTGGGTGGTGGGGAACGCGATGTCGGTGGCCGGGCCGGTGCGGGAGGTCTACGTGGTCGGCCCCCGTGACACAAGCGATCCCGCCGCCTGGCGCACCGAGATCGGCTGGCCGGTCTTTCGTGTCACCTGA
- the yicI gene encoding alpha-xylosidase: MKFTDGYWLMRDGISASYATEVAETRVEDDRLTLYAPVRQVENRGHTLNSPLLTVECWSPAEGVIGVRSSHHTGCVDRGPHFTLNSAPDHTPKITRDGSTVELTSGALSLRVDTEAPWRLDFRADGRPLTSAGRRGTGFATTAGGEHHSVGQLALDVGELVYGLGERFTPFVKNGQTVDIWQADGGTASEQAYKNVPFHLTNRGYGVFVNHPGRVSYEIGSESVGQVQFSVPGQSVEYFVIHGPTPKEIIDRYTALTGRPALPPAWSLGLWLSTSFTTSYDEETVNRFVSGMAERDIPLGVFHFDCFWMRQYQWCDFTWDPEVFPDPEGMLRRLKERDLRVSVWINPYIAQKSPLFEEAREQGYLLRKADGAVWQWDLWQAGMGLVDFTHPGARDWYAEKLRALTRQGVDCFKTDFGERIPTDVVWHDGSDPELMHNYYTQLYNETVFQVLTEERGEGEAVLFARSATAGGQQFPVHWGGDCESTFGAMAESLRGGLSLGLSGFGFWSHDIGGFEGTPTPAVFKRWAQFGLLSSHSRLHGSKSYRVPWDYDEEAVEVTRDFTRLKHRLMPYLYEAARQAAGHGTPVMRAMVLEFPDDPSCHTLDRQYMLGGDLLVAPVFSESGTVEYYLPEGVWTHVLTGERVRGPVWRRETYGFDSLPLFARPGSVVPFGGSADGAVYDWADGVTLRVHEPADGDQVTTRIPAADGSTAAVFHTRRDGDVLNVRAERAAGPWHVRLPGPSAEGTLLTAHSGTESLTARLG; encoded by the coding sequence ATGAAGTTCACCGACGGCTACTGGCTCATGCGCGACGGCATCAGCGCCTCGTACGCCACCGAGGTCGCCGAGACCCGCGTGGAGGACGACCGCCTCACCCTCTACGCCCCCGTCCGGCAAGTCGAGAACAGGGGCCACACCCTCAACAGCCCCCTGCTGACAGTCGAATGCTGGTCACCCGCTGAAGGCGTGATCGGCGTCCGCTCCAGCCACCACACGGGCTGTGTCGACCGCGGCCCCCACTTCACACTGAACTCGGCCCCGGACCACACCCCCAAAATCACCCGTGACGGCTCGACGGTGGAACTGACCAGCGGCGCGCTGTCCCTGCGAGTGGACACCGAAGCGCCGTGGCGACTCGACTTCCGCGCCGACGGTCGGCCTCTTACCTCGGCGGGCAGGCGCGGTACGGGCTTCGCCACCACCGCCGGCGGAGAGCACCACTCGGTGGGCCAACTCGCTCTGGACGTAGGTGAACTGGTCTACGGGCTCGGAGAACGCTTCACTCCGTTCGTCAAGAACGGCCAGACGGTCGACATCTGGCAGGCCGACGGCGGCACCGCCAGCGAGCAGGCGTACAAGAACGTCCCGTTCCATCTGACCAACCGCGGCTACGGCGTCTTCGTCAACCACCCCGGCCGGGTCAGTTACGAGATCGGCTCCGAGTCCGTCGGCCAGGTGCAGTTCAGCGTCCCCGGCCAGTCGGTCGAGTACTTCGTCATCCACGGGCCGACGCCCAAAGAGATCATCGACCGCTACACCGCGCTCACCGGCCGCCCCGCGCTGCCCCCCGCCTGGTCCCTGGGGCTCTGGCTGTCGACGTCCTTCACCACCTCCTACGACGAGGAGACGGTGAACCGGTTCGTGAGCGGCATGGCCGAACGCGACATCCCTCTCGGGGTGTTCCACTTCGACTGCTTCTGGATGCGCCAGTACCAGTGGTGCGACTTCACCTGGGACCCCGAGGTGTTCCCCGACCCGGAGGGGATGCTGCGCCGGCTGAAGGAGCGGGACCTGCGGGTCTCGGTGTGGATCAACCCGTACATCGCGCAGAAGTCCCCGCTGTTCGAGGAGGCCCGCGAGCAGGGATACCTGCTGCGCAAGGCAGACGGCGCTGTCTGGCAGTGGGACCTGTGGCAGGCCGGCATGGGGCTGGTGGACTTCACCCACCCCGGCGCCAGAGACTGGTACGCCGAGAAACTGCGCGCTCTCACCCGACAGGGCGTGGACTGCTTCAAGACGGACTTCGGCGAGCGCATTCCCACCGATGTGGTCTGGCACGACGGCTCGGACCCGGAGCTGATGCACAACTACTACACGCAGCTCTACAACGAGACCGTCTTCCAGGTGCTCACCGAGGAACGCGGTGAGGGCGAAGCCGTCCTCTTCGCCCGCTCCGCCACGGCGGGCGGACAGCAGTTCCCCGTCCACTGGGGCGGCGACTGCGAGTCCACGTTCGGCGCGATGGCCGAGTCGCTGCGCGGCGGGCTCTCATTGGGGCTGTCCGGTTTCGGCTTCTGGAGCCACGACATCGGGGGCTTCGAGGGGACACCGACACCGGCGGTGTTCAAGCGCTGGGCACAGTTCGGCCTGCTCTCCTCGCACAGCAGACTGCACGGCAGCAAGTCCTACCGGGTGCCCTGGGACTACGACGAGGAAGCCGTCGAGGTCACCCGCGACTTCACCCGGCTCAAGCACCGGCTCATGCCCTACCTCTACGAGGCGGCCCGGCAGGCGGCCGGGCACGGCACGCCGGTGATGCGCGCGATGGTGCTGGAATTCCCCGACGACCCGTCCTGTCACACCCTGGACCGGCAGTACATGCTCGGCGGCGATCTGCTGGTGGCGCCGGTGTTCAGCGAGAGCGGCACCGTGGAGTACTACCTGCCCGAAGGCGTCTGGACCCATGTCCTCACCGGTGAGCGGGTGCGCGGCCCGGTCTGGCGGCGCGAGACGTACGGCTTCGACAGCCTGCCCCTGTTCGCCCGGCCAGGCTCCGTCGTCCCCTTCGGGGGGAGCGCCGACGGCGCGGTCTACGACTGGGCCGACGGAGTCACCCTGCGGGTCCACGAACCGGCGGACGGAGATCAGGTGACCACGCGGATCCCCGCCGCCGACGGATCGACCGCGGCGGTCTTCCACACCCGGCGCGACGGCGACGTCCTGAACGTACGGGCCGAACGCGCGGCGGGCCCCTGGCACGTACGGCTCCCCGGGCCATCCGCGGAGGGCACGCTGCTGACAGCGCACTCCGGAACAGAGTCACTGACGGCGCGACTCGGCTGA
- a CDS encoding Gfo/Idh/MocA family protein has protein sequence MSAHRSPSPLRTAVVGAGGIARTSHLPALRTLAAEGRVEVVAAVDVVEAAARLLAVEESIPYHGTDVEAMLAEVRPDLVVLCTPPAVHREQSVAALKAGAWVWCEKPPCPSLADYDAIEAAGTGGPGDPYAAIVFQHRFGSGARHVRALLERGALGRPLVAHCQTTWYRDTAYYAVPWRGRWATEGGGPAMGHGIHQTDLLLDLLGPWSEVHGMVARLVHDVETEDVSTAQIRFASGAVATLVNSVLSPDEVSRIRIDCELATVELTHLYGYGNADWRITPAPGVPVETAREWRDFGADEPSSHLAQLRVLVQDIAQGRRHRTSGGGGRRTLELITALYKSAFTGTTVRAGEIGPGDPYYTALHGGAPGWAPAGVPEEDRA, from the coding sequence ATGTCTGCGCACCGCTCGCCCTCCCCGCTGCGCACCGCCGTGGTCGGCGCGGGAGGAATCGCCCGCACCAGCCACCTGCCCGCGCTGCGGACGCTCGCCGCCGAAGGGCGGGTGGAGGTAGTGGCGGCAGTGGACGTCGTCGAGGCGGCGGCTCGTCTCCTCGCCGTCGAGGAGTCGATCCCGTACCACGGCACAGACGTGGAGGCGATGCTCGCGGAGGTGCGGCCGGACCTGGTCGTGCTGTGCACCCCGCCCGCCGTGCACCGCGAGCAGTCCGTGGCCGCGCTGAAGGCGGGCGCCTGGGTGTGGTGCGAGAAGCCGCCGTGCCCGTCGCTCGCCGACTACGACGCGATCGAGGCGGCCGGGACCGGTGGCCCGGGCGATCCTTACGCGGCCATCGTCTTCCAGCACCGATTCGGTTCGGGGGCGCGGCATGTCCGGGCATTGCTGGAACGTGGGGCGCTGGGCAGGCCTCTGGTCGCCCACTGCCAGACCACCTGGTACCGCGACACCGCCTACTACGCGGTGCCGTGGCGCGGGCGGTGGGCCACCGAGGGCGGCGGACCGGCGATGGGCCACGGCATCCACCAGACCGATCTGCTGCTGGACCTGCTGGGCCCATGGTCCGAGGTGCACGGAATGGTCGCGCGCCTGGTCCACGACGTGGAGACCGAGGACGTCTCCACCGCGCAGATCCGCTTCGCCTCGGGCGCCGTCGCCACCCTGGTCAACAGCGTGCTCAGCCCGGACGAGGTGAGCCGCATCCGTATCGACTGCGAGCTGGCCACGGTCGAGCTGACGCATCTGTACGGCTACGGCAACGCGGACTGGCGCATCACCCCCGCGCCCGGCGTGCCGGTGGAGACGGCACGCGAGTGGCGGGACTTCGGCGCCGACGAACCGAGCTCCCACCTCGCCCAGCTCCGCGTTCTCGTCCAGGACATCGCCCAGGGCCGCCGCCACCGGACCAGCGGCGGGGGCGGCCGTCGGACGCTGGAGCTGATCACCGCGCTGTACAAATCCGCGTTCACCGGTACCACCGTCCGGGCGGGGGAGATCGGCCCGGGCGACCCCTACTACACCGCACTGCACGGCGGCGCCCCGGGCTGGGCCCCGGCGGGCGTCCCTGAGGAGGACCGCGCATGA
- a CDS encoding PmoA family protein, protein MTLSLIHVHGDRITVSHGTTDLLSYVYRPEADWEAPKPYLHPIRTLSGATVTGYRPNDHRWHKGLQLTASHLSGQNLWGGNTYVHGEGYLALPDRIGSMSHVAFEEVAVAPDRAVIAEHLTWHPHDGALWAEEERRVEVRDVDEDTGIWSLTWRSSITNRREVPLRFGSPTTHGRPAAGYTGLFWRGPRAFRDGHVFTAENDGRATELMGSQAAWLAYSGEHDGRDGHATVVFEHARSNDHLGEKGTHPAHWFVRNGPFAAVAPSWAFSEELVLAPGDALTRGYRVHVADGAWDRERVAAHLEAHPW, encoded by the coding sequence ATGACTCTCTCGCTGATCCACGTCCACGGGGACCGGATCACCGTCTCGCACGGGACGACGGACCTGCTCTCCTACGTCTACCGGCCCGAAGCGGACTGGGAGGCCCCCAAGCCGTATCTGCACCCGATCCGCACACTGTCCGGTGCGACGGTCACCGGCTACCGCCCCAACGACCACCGTTGGCACAAAGGGCTCCAGCTCACGGCCTCACACCTGTCGGGGCAGAACCTGTGGGGCGGCAACACCTACGTGCACGGCGAGGGATACCTCGCCCTGCCGGACCGGATCGGTTCGATGAGCCACGTCGCCTTCGAGGAGGTGGCCGTCGCGCCCGACCGCGCCGTCATCGCCGAGCACCTCACCTGGCACCCGCACGACGGCGCGCTGTGGGCCGAGGAGGAGCGCCGCGTCGAGGTCCGTGACGTCGACGAGGACACGGGCATCTGGTCGCTGACCTGGAGGTCTTCGATCACCAACCGGCGCGAGGTGCCGCTGCGCTTCGGAAGCCCGACCACGCACGGCCGCCCCGCCGCCGGGTACACCGGGCTCTTCTGGCGCGGACCGCGCGCCTTCCGCGACGGCCACGTCTTCACCGCCGAGAACGACGGTCGAGCAACGGAGTTGATGGGCAGTCAGGCCGCGTGGCTGGCCTACAGCGGCGAGCACGACGGGCGCGACGGCCACGCCACCGTCGTCTTCGAACACGCGCGCTCCAACGACCACCTCGGAGAGAAGGGAACACACCCGGCGCACTGGTTCGTCCGCAACGGTCCCTTCGCCGCAGTCGCCCCCTCCTGGGCCTTCTCCGAGGAGCTGGTCCTCGCCCCCGGCGACGCGCTCACCCGCGGCTACCGCGTCCATGTGGCCGACGGGGCCTGGGACCGGGAGCGGGTCGCCGCCCACCTGGAGGCGCACCCGTGGTGA
- a CDS encoding nuclear transport factor 2 family protein, protein MTQHTDLPSDLLPTTVRQFFAAHVVRDADTASSFLAEDAVVVDQGETFRGREEAHAFLRDAGSEFAYTTEQIGAHRVDDAHWVVTVRLEGTFPGGIAELDYRFTLRDDLIAELVIANHPA, encoded by the coding sequence ATGACACAGCACACCGATCTCCCGTCCGATCTGCTCCCGACCACCGTGCGCCAGTTCTTCGCCGCCCACGTCGTCCGCGACGCCGACACCGCCTCGTCGTTCCTCGCCGAGGACGCGGTGGTCGTCGACCAGGGCGAGACCTTCCGCGGCCGGGAGGAGGCCCACGCGTTCCTGCGGGACGCCGGATCCGAGTTCGCATACACGACCGAGCAGATCGGCGCTCACCGCGTCGATGACGCCCACTGGGTGGTAACCGTGCGGCTCGAAGGCACCTTCCCGGGTGGCATCGCCGAGCTCGACTACCGGTTCACGCTGCGCGACGACCTCATCGCCGAACTCGTCATCGCCAACCACCCCGCCTGA
- a CDS encoding LacI family DNA-binding transcriptional regulator has product MAAVTLKDVAERAGVSIKTVSNVVRNAPRVSEATRSRVLAAVGELGYRPNPSARRLRTGRSGLIALAVPDLGTPYFAELAHHVGREASSRGFTVLIEETRGDAREELRLATGVGASLLDGVILSPLRVSPGDLAPVADEFPLVLLGERDYGSGQVVADHVLIDNVAAAREATAHLASLGHTRIGAIGADEQRSATSRQRLEGFQQALHEAGLTYDPRLAARVGEFDRTNGLAAMRRLLELPAAARPDAVFCFSDLLAVGARRALYEAGLDVPADVALAGVDGSGEALYATPSLTSVVPDKAVIAALAVDCLAARIGAEGPLPYEVRIAPHRLEVRESTDGVRRPLPG; this is encoded by the coding sequence ATGGCGGCGGTCACGCTGAAGGACGTGGCGGAGCGCGCAGGCGTATCGATCAAGACGGTGTCCAACGTTGTACGCAACGCGCCACGGGTCTCCGAGGCGACCCGGAGCCGGGTGCTGGCGGCGGTGGGGGAGCTGGGCTACCGGCCCAACCCCTCGGCCCGACGACTGCGCACGGGCCGCAGCGGCCTGATCGCGCTCGCCGTCCCGGATCTCGGTACTCCGTACTTCGCCGAACTGGCGCACCACGTCGGACGTGAGGCGTCGTCGCGCGGCTTCACCGTGCTGATCGAGGAGACCCGGGGCGACGCCCGCGAGGAACTGCGTCTGGCGACCGGGGTCGGTGCCTCGCTGCTGGACGGGGTGATCCTCTCGCCGCTGCGGGTGTCGCCGGGTGATCTCGCGCCGGTGGCCGACGAGTTCCCGCTGGTGCTGCTCGGTGAGCGCGACTACGGCAGCGGCCAGGTCGTGGCCGACCACGTGCTGATCGACAACGTGGCCGCCGCCCGGGAGGCAACCGCGCACCTCGCGTCGCTCGGTCACACCAGGATCGGGGCGATCGGCGCGGACGAACAGCGGTCGGCCACCAGCAGACAGCGTCTCGAAGGCTTTCAACAGGCGCTGCACGAGGCGGGGTTGACCTATGACCCGAGACTCGCAGCGCGCGTAGGCGAGTTCGACCGGACCAACGGGCTCGCGGCCATGCGCAGGCTGCTCGAACTGCCCGCAGCCGCCCGGCCCGACGCCGTCTTCTGTTTCAGCGACCTGCTCGCCGTGGGCGCCCGCAGAGCGCTGTACGAAGCGGGCCTCGACGTTCCCGCAGACGTGGCGCTGGCGGGCGTGGACGGTTCGGGGGAGGCACTCTACGCGACGCCTTCGCTGACCTCCGTGGTTCCCGACAAGGCGGTCATCGCCGCACTGGCCGTGGACTGTCTGGCAGCCCGGATCGGTGCCGAGGGTCCCCTGCCGTACGAGGTCCGCATCGCACCGCACCGGCTGGAGGTACGGGAGTCCACGGACGGGGTGCGACGGCCTCTGCCCGGGTAG
- a CDS encoding GH1 family beta-glucosidase, with translation MSSTDDRGVRSAPAGPGTPVPTRFPNGFLFGAATASYQIEGAHDVGGRTPSIWDTYSREPGRVADGATGDVACDHYHRYREDVALLSGLGVDSYRFSISWPRVQPDGAGPGNPAGLDFYDRLVDELLAAGISPAATLYHWDLPQALEDRGGWRVRNTAERFADYTRIAAERLGDRVERWITLNEPYCSAFVGYGAGAHAPGAREGRGALAAAHHLLVGHGLAVRALRESGATDVGITLNPDVLLPATDSEADLAAVRRAETMHNDVWLEPLLAGRYAAHETQTWGELADGTYRLDGDLSLIGAPLDFIGINYYRPITISAVPHRDPDPATRSAVDIRAEESWRQDVRHTTMGWPVVPHAFTDLLIGLRRRYPALPPLLITENGSSEDDQVDADGAIHDTDRVAYLRDHLAALADAMDQGVDVRGYYVWSLLDNFEWARGYSKRFGIVRVDYDTLERVPKDSYRWYRDLIAAHRGPKGGHDHTHSSTRSTGQEMHHR, from the coding sequence ATGAGTTCCACCGACGACCGCGGGGTGCGCAGCGCCCCGGCCGGCCCCGGCACTCCCGTACCCACCCGCTTCCCGAACGGTTTCCTCTTCGGAGCCGCCACGGCGAGCTACCAGATCGAGGGCGCCCACGACGTGGGCGGACGTACCCCGTCCATCTGGGACACCTACAGCCGTGAGCCCGGCCGGGTCGCCGACGGCGCCACCGGCGACGTGGCCTGCGACCACTACCACCGCTACCGCGAGGACGTCGCCCTGCTCAGCGGTCTGGGCGTCGACAGCTACCGGTTCTCGATCTCCTGGCCCCGAGTCCAGCCGGACGGAGCCGGCCCCGGCAACCCCGCAGGGCTCGACTTCTACGACCGGCTGGTCGACGAACTGCTCGCTGCCGGTATCTCACCCGCCGCGACCCTCTACCACTGGGATCTGCCGCAGGCTCTGGAGGACCGGGGCGGCTGGCGGGTCCGGAACACCGCCGAACGCTTCGCCGACTACACCCGGATCGCCGCCGAGCGGCTCGGCGACCGGGTGGAGCGGTGGATCACCCTCAACGAGCCCTATTGCAGCGCCTTCGTCGGTTACGGCGCAGGCGCTCACGCCCCCGGCGCCCGGGAGGGCCGCGGCGCTCTCGCCGCCGCCCACCATCTGCTGGTGGGCCACGGGCTCGCCGTCCGCGCCCTGCGCGAGAGCGGCGCCACGGACGTCGGGATCACGCTCAACCCCGACGTCCTGCTGCCCGCCACGGACAGCGAGGCCGACCTGGCGGCGGTGCGGCGCGCGGAGACGATGCACAACGACGTCTGGCTGGAGCCGCTCCTGGCAGGACGTTACGCCGCGCACGAGACGCAGACGTGGGGCGAACTGGCGGACGGGACGTACCGGCTCGACGGCGACCTGTCCCTCATCGGCGCACCGTTGGACTTCATCGGCATCAACTACTACCGGCCGATCACCATCTCCGCCGTCCCTCACCGGGACCCGGACCCGGCCACCCGTAGCGCCGTGGATATCCGCGCCGAGGAATCGTGGCGGCAGGACGTGCGCCACACCACGATGGGCTGGCCCGTGGTCCCGCACGCCTTCACCGACCTGCTGATCGGACTGCGGCGGCGCTACCCGGCTCTGCCACCGCTGCTGATCACCGAGAACGGCTCGTCCGAGGACGACCAGGTCGACGCAGACGGCGCGATCCACGACACCGACCGGGTGGCCTACCTGCGCGACCATCTCGCGGCGCTCGCCGATGCCATGGACCAGGGCGTTGACGTACGCGGCTACTACGTCTGGTCGCTGCTGGACAACTTCGAGTGGGCCCGCGGCTACAGCAAGCGCTTCGGCATCGTCCGGGTCGACTACGACACCCTGGAACGCGTCCCGAAGGACAGCTACCGCTGGTACCGGGACCTGATCGCCGCCCACCGGGGCCCCAAGGGCGGCCATGACCACACCCACTCCAGCACCCGATCCACCGGTCAGGAGATGCACCACCGATGA
- a CDS encoding response regulator transcription factor — MKVLVVEDEPLLAKALRICLQRDSMTVDATGDGGTALELLECNDYDAMVLDRDIPVVHGDEVCRRTVHAYPQVGVLMLTAAGRLDDRVAGLRLGADDYLAKPFEFPELIARLRAISRRTGPRLPTLLQAGDLVLDPFTRQVSRSGFPLSLTNKEFAVLEQLLRAGGGVLSAEDILAKAWDRNADPFTNSPRVVISTLRRKLGHPWPIETVAGAGYRIIPEQASRPQKDQDFPR, encoded by the coding sequence GTGAAAGTCCTTGTGGTGGAGGACGAGCCTCTGCTCGCGAAGGCGCTGCGAATCTGTCTGCAGCGAGACTCGATGACGGTCGACGCGACCGGTGACGGGGGAACAGCTCTGGAATTGCTGGAGTGCAACGACTACGACGCCATGGTGCTCGACCGTGACATTCCGGTCGTGCACGGTGATGAGGTATGCCGGCGCACTGTCCACGCGTATCCGCAGGTAGGGGTGTTGATGCTGACCGCCGCTGGTCGGCTGGATGACCGCGTGGCGGGTCTGCGACTCGGCGCGGACGACTACCTGGCCAAGCCTTTCGAGTTTCCTGAGCTCATTGCCCGGCTCCGGGCGATCTCGCGACGTACGGGACCCCGGCTCCCCACGCTGCTCCAGGCCGGTGACCTGGTCCTTGACCCCTTCACTCGCCAGGTCTCCCGCTCCGGCTTCCCACTGAGCCTGACCAATAAGGAATTCGCCGTCCTCGAACAGCTTTTACGTGCAGGCGGCGGAGTGCTGAGCGCCGAGGACATTCTTGCCAAGGCATGGGACCGAAACGCCGATCCCTTCACCAACTCCCCCCGGGTCGTCATTTCCACCTTGCGTCGCAAGCTCGGCCACCCCTGGCCCATCGAGACCGTTGCCGGCGCCGGGTACCGCATCATCCCCGAGCAGGCATCGCGTCCTCAGAAGGATCAGGACTTCCCCCGATGA
- a CDS encoding HAMP domain-containing sensor histidine kinase has translation MTSRRFSVKARVTIVFGAMLTISAALLIVLVVVLMAYVPQYTLTPVDVTLVPGQVPSSTRSSSDPITVSSPGDLLRLLAVFSSLAFLIVIVIGALLMRVVVSRALAPLADIDAAARSAVAGDLSSRVDAGGPSDEVTSLARSFNAMLARLERSFDAQRQFAANASHELQTPLAAGQAVIDVALGDPDLGHLRDVLTDLRQLSTRSTQTVRALLDLAATEDGELNRQSVALDAAIHQVLSEHRPRAADADVELRISSTPPAQVKADPVLLRLMLDNIVSNAIQHNTRPGTVDVSLTVDAEQALFSISNSGPVLSAEQAAQVTQPFYRAQGRTVSVTGRTGRGLGAALVARIAERHSWPLGVTARPNGGLLVSVRMPCGPCRRTVLKGR, from the coding sequence ATGACCTCTCGGCGATTTTCGGTGAAGGCCCGGGTCACCATCGTGTTCGGGGCGATGCTCACCATCAGCGCCGCCCTGCTCATCGTGCTGGTAGTGGTTCTTATGGCGTACGTGCCGCAATACACCCTCACTCCGGTCGACGTGACGCTCGTCCCCGGTCAGGTACCGAGTTCGACCAGGTCATCCAGTGACCCCATCACCGTGTCGAGCCCCGGTGACCTCCTGCGCCTCCTGGCCGTTTTCTCCTCTCTCGCCTTTCTCATCGTCATCGTGATCGGCGCATTGCTCATGCGTGTAGTGGTCAGCCGCGCTCTGGCGCCCCTCGCCGACATCGACGCCGCGGCACGCAGCGCGGTCGCCGGCGACCTCAGTTCCCGCGTGGACGCTGGGGGTCCGTCCGATGAGGTCACCAGCCTCGCCCGCTCGTTCAACGCGATGCTGGCCCGACTTGAGAGATCTTTCGACGCCCAGCGCCAGTTCGCTGCCAACGCCTCGCACGAGCTCCAGACGCCGCTCGCGGCCGGTCAGGCAGTTATCGACGTGGCCCTGGGCGACCCGGATCTGGGCCATCTGCGCGATGTGCTTACTGATCTCCGCCAGCTCAGCACCCGCAGCACACAGACAGTGAGAGCGCTCCTCGATCTTGCAGCAACGGAGGACGGCGAACTCAACCGGCAGAGCGTCGCGCTGGACGCCGCAATCCACCAGGTGCTGAGTGAACACCGACCCCGAGCAGCCGACGCGGACGTCGAGCTACGAATCTCCTCAACCCCCCCAGCCCAGGTCAAGGCCGATCCGGTACTGCTGCGGCTGATGTTGGACAACATCGTCAGCAACGCCATCCAGCACAACACGAGGCCCGGAACGGTAGACGTCAGTCTCACGGTCGACGCTGAGCAGGCTCTCTTCAGCATCAGCAACTCCGGACCCGTCCTCTCCGCCGAACAGGCTGCCCAGGTCACCCAGCCGTTCTACCGGGCTCAGGGCCGGACGGTCAGCGTCACCGGGAGAACTGGACGCGGTCTGGGCGCCGCGCTGGTCGCCCGTATTGCGGAGCGACACAGCTGGCCGTTGGGCGTGACCGCGCGACCAAACGGCGGTCTTCTTGTCAGTGTCCGGATGCCTTGTGGCCCATGCCGGAGGACAGTCCTGAAAGGCCGTTGA
- a CDS encoding SDR family oxidoreductase, whose translation MSGSDRDRLDGRRALVTGGSKGSGKAVADRLREMGADVYVTARTMPDGYEHPDRFIEADILTIEGTSAVAARIAETGGTLDILVHVVGGASTPSGGFAVITDDQWLTELNLNLLGAVRLDRALLPAMIGSGSGVVLHFTSIQRELPQYDASLAYAAAKAALRTYSKGLANELAPRGVRVNAISPGGIETEAYERFVDRIAEGNGLTREAAKQTIYDSLGGVPLGRFANTEEIADLVGFLVSDRASAIVGAEYVIDGGTVPTV comes from the coding sequence ATGTCTGGTTCAGATCGCGATCGTCTCGACGGCCGCCGGGCGCTGGTCACAGGCGGTTCGAAGGGTTCGGGCAAGGCCGTCGCGGATCGACTGCGCGAGATGGGTGCCGACGTCTACGTGACGGCGCGAACGATGCCCGACGGGTACGAGCACCCTGACCGCTTCATCGAAGCGGACATTTTGACGATAGAAGGAACCAGCGCCGTAGCCGCTCGCATCGCAGAGACCGGCGGCACACTCGACATCCTGGTGCACGTCGTCGGCGGGGCGTCGACGCCGTCCGGTGGATTCGCTGTCATCACCGATGACCAGTGGCTCACCGAGTTGAACCTCAATCTCCTGGGAGCGGTGCGCCTGGATCGAGCTCTTCTCCCGGCAATGATCGGGTCCGGGTCAGGCGTGGTGCTGCACTTCACCTCGATCCAGCGCGAGCTGCCCCAGTACGACGCGTCCTTGGCCTACGCAGCAGCGAAGGCCGCGCTGCGCACATACAGCAAGGGACTGGCCAATGAGCTCGCGCCGCGCGGCGTACGGGTCAACGCAATCAGCCCCGGCGGAATCGAGACCGAAGCCTACGAGAGGTTCGTGGACCGGATCGCCGAGGGCAACGGACTCACGCGTGAAGCGGCCAAGCAGACCATCTACGACTCCCTCGGCGGAGTACCCCTGGGACGATTCGCGAACACCGAGGAAATCGCGGACCTGGTCGGGTTCCTGGTCTCGGACCGCGCATCGGCAATCGTAGGCGCCGAGTACGTGATCGACGGCGGCACCGTCCCGACCGTCTGA